A region of Moorena producens PAL-8-15-08-1 DNA encodes the following proteins:
- a CDS encoding photosystem II high light acclimation radical SAM protein, whose amino-acid sequence MAQKILYVRLPCNPIFPIGVVYLADHVHKQFPDVEQRIFDLGTVPPLDFGSALDTEIDQFKPTMLVFSWRDIQIYAPVGGRGGNPLQNAFEFYYAGNPLVKLRGALGGLRLAASYYGELWGNLGLIKQGLKRAKRYNPDARLIVGGGAVSVFYEQLENKLPTGTIVSIGEGETLLTKLLWGQDFDDQRCYVVGETKPRDRMIHESPTPIEKIACNYDYIQSIWPSFDYYFQENDFYIGVQTKRGCPHNCCYCIYTVVEGKQVRINPADEVVAEMRQLYDRGIRKFWFTDAQFIPAKKFIDDAVELLQKILDAGMSDINWAAYIRADNLTPELCDLMVKTGMNYFEIGITSGSQELVRKMRMGYNLRTVLQNCRDLKAAGFNDLVSVNYSFNVIDETFDTIRQTIAYHRELEQIFGRDKVEPAIFFIGLQPHTHLEQYAFDKTILNRDYDPMSLMPWTAKKLLWNPEPLGSFFGEVCLEAWRQNSNDFGREVMKILEKRLGVAPLEAALTAPIVANKQQEKQLVSLRK is encoded by the coding sequence ATGGCACAGAAAATACTATACGTTCGCCTTCCTTGTAATCCAATCTTTCCGATCGGGGTGGTTTATTTAGCTGACCATGTTCATAAACAGTTCCCGGATGTAGAACAGCGCATTTTTGACTTGGGAACTGTACCTCCCCTAGACTTTGGCAGCGCCTTGGATACTGAGATAGACCAGTTTAAACCAACCATGTTGGTATTTTCCTGGCGCGACATTCAAATCTATGCTCCAGTGGGTGGTAGGGGTGGTAACCCGCTCCAAAATGCCTTTGAGTTTTACTATGCTGGCAATCCCTTGGTGAAATTACGGGGAGCGCTGGGGGGTCTGCGTTTAGCAGCGTCTTACTATGGGGAACTGTGGGGTAACTTGGGGTTAATCAAACAAGGACTCAAACGGGCTAAACGATATAACCCAGACGCTCGCCTGATTGTGGGAGGTGGAGCAGTTAGTGTATTCTATGAGCAGTTGGAAAATAAACTGCCAACTGGAACCATCGTTTCCATTGGAGAAGGGGAAACCTTACTCACGAAACTTCTCTGGGGTCAGGACTTCGATGATCAGCGGTGTTATGTGGTAGGGGAAACCAAGCCACGCGATCGCATGATCCATGAGTCTCCCACTCCCATTGAAAAAATTGCTTGCAACTACGACTATATTCAAAGCATCTGGCCCAGCTTTGATTATTACTTCCAAGAAAACGACTTTTACATTGGAGTTCAAACCAAGCGTGGGTGTCCCCATAACTGCTGCTACTGTATCTATACGGTTGTAGAAGGCAAACAGGTACGGATTAACCCGGCAGATGAAGTGGTGGCAGAAATGCGCCAACTTTATGACCGAGGTATCCGGAAGTTCTGGTTCACTGATGCTCAGTTCATTCCTGCCAAAAAATTCATTGATGATGCCGTTGAACTGTTGCAGAAAATCCTTGATGCTGGCATGAGCGACATTAACTGGGCAGCATACATTCGGGCAGACAATCTCACCCCAGAATTATGCGACCTGATGGTAAAAACCGGGATGAATTACTTTGAAATCGGAATTACCAGTGGTTCTCAGGAACTGGTGCGGAAAATGCGCATGGGCTATAACCTACGCACCGTACTGCAAAACTGTCGTGATTTAAAAGCAGCTGGCTTCAATGACCTAGTTTCCGTCAACTATTCTTTCAATGTGATCGATGAAACCTTTGATACCATTCGTCAGACTATTGCCTATCACCGGGAACTAGAGCAAATATTTGGTAGGGATAAAGTCGAACCAGCCATTTTCTTCATTGGTCTACAACCCCATACCCATTTAGAACAGTACGCCTTTGACAAAACTATCCTCAACCGGGACTATGATCCTATGAGTTTGATGCCCTGGACAGCCAAGAAACTCCTATGGAATCCCGAACCCCTAGGGTCTTTCTTTGGTGAAGTTTGTCTAGAAGCTTGGCGGCAAAATTCTAATGATTTTGGCCGTGAAGTAATGAAAATCCTTGAAAAAAGACTAGGAGTGGCTCCATTAGAAGCAGCCCTCACTGCCCCAATAGTAGCAAATAAACAGCAAGAAAAACAACTGGTCAGTTTAAGGAAATAG
- a CDS encoding DICT sensory domain-containing protein, translating to MRSGSILQKLEQAHRGTKKPLSFGVYYKNTLVSLCHALEDFILESDSAPLMITAFQRGQWYLEEAERYGDIALKSSQVVILAAPDAGFAEHPTSQRSNVALVSLESSDPVAQEWHLIIISQTYTAMVLCQELSESDYGTQGVPEQDRERKFYGFWTFEPDLVRETVEFAIAHIGNYNPDLQASLTAQLQQMIDSTKPRDYIGAVVNRVVNYLQKGQQELPSHTSPSHVQVLDDNLVSNEMQAFLRMAQLIDQADAVNPNAGAEVKTLCETIGQLLDLPAWQLKRLSLAALLHRLSPLQGVKIELPPKSAAQKDVIEKQESLPRGSVLRIMPRLQAVANIITHQTESWDGSGQPDGLAYDNIPLESRILRLIAYFQQQLNTHESEEDALSIALRSCQELSGEAFDPKLVETLGLIVMGMQQGMSLQANQPKIASGMWLLDSLSEERVTVEG from the coding sequence ATGCGCTCAGGTTCGATATTACAAAAACTAGAACAAGCCCATCGCGGCACCAAAAAACCGTTAAGCTTTGGAGTTTATTACAAAAATACCTTAGTATCGCTGTGCCATGCCCTAGAAGACTTTATCCTAGAGTCGGACAGTGCTCCACTAATGATTACGGCATTCCAGCGGGGCCAATGGTATCTAGAGGAAGCTGAACGCTATGGTGATATAGCGCTGAAATCATCTCAGGTGGTAATCCTAGCCGCACCGGATGCTGGCTTTGCTGAACATCCCACCAGTCAGCGATCGAATGTTGCCCTAGTTAGTTTAGAGTCCTCCGATCCTGTAGCTCAAGAGTGGCACTTGATTATTATTTCCCAGACATACACAGCAATGGTGTTATGTCAAGAATTATCTGAGTCGGATTATGGCACTCAAGGAGTGCCAGAGCAGGATCGAGAGCGCAAATTCTATGGATTCTGGACATTTGAGCCAGACTTGGTAAGGGAGACCGTGGAGTTTGCGATCGCTCACATAGGTAACTATAACCCAGACTTGCAAGCCAGCTTAACTGCACAACTTCAACAGATGATCGACAGCACCAAGCCACGAGACTATATTGGGGCAGTGGTGAATCGGGTCGTGAACTATCTTCAGAAAGGTCAACAAGAGTTACCGTCCCATACCTCCCCGAGCCATGTTCAGGTGTTAGACGATAACCTGGTTTCTAATGAAATGCAGGCTTTCTTGCGTATGGCGCAGCTAATTGACCAAGCGGATGCTGTCAATCCCAACGCTGGCGCTGAGGTAAAAACCTTGTGTGAGACTATCGGGCAGTTGCTGGATTTACCAGCATGGCAACTGAAACGTTTAAGTCTGGCAGCACTCTTGCACCGTCTATCCCCCTTGCAGGGGGTCAAGATAGAACTACCCCCTAAGTCAGCTGCTCAGAAAGACGTGATCGAGAAGCAGGAATCTCTTCCGAGGGGATCGGTGTTACGGATTATGCCTCGATTGCAGGCTGTCGCTAACATTATTACCCATCAAACCGAATCCTGGGATGGTTCAGGACAACCGGATGGCTTAGCTTACGATAATATTCCCTTGGAATCAAGGATTTTGAGGCTGATCGCTTATTTTCAGCAGCAACTCAATACCCATGAATCTGAGGAGGATGCTCTGTCTATTGCCCTAAGAAGCTGTCAGGAATTGTCAGGGGAAGCGTTTGACCCTAAACTGGTGGAAACCTTGGGACTAATAGTGATGGGAATGCAGCAGGGTATGAGTTTGCAAGCTAATCAGCCTAAAATTGCTTCAGGGATGTGGTTGCTTGATTCCTTATCTGAGGAAAGAGTAACGGTTGAAGGATGA
- a CDS encoding pentapeptide repeat-containing protein — MEIEAIRAGKVKQLPGADLEDEDLSGSQLEKINLAGATLVGVNLSGCNLNGARLDGANLIGAKLESADLRANLLGANLMQADLSSADLRGGNLRGANLMGAKLSQTCFTGAFLSGANLMGVNLQGVDLRGADLRGANLNSANLKGADLSQADLQGATLSEANLEEADLRGANLSGSNLSGANLLCAEMDGASLSGVNLDRACLVGTCVPEG, encoded by the coding sequence ATGGAAATTGAAGCAATTCGGGCGGGGAAAGTAAAGCAACTGCCAGGAGCAGATTTGGAAGATGAGGATCTTTCCGGTAGCCAATTGGAAAAAATTAATCTTGCTGGTGCAACACTTGTGGGAGTAAATTTATCTGGCTGTAATTTAAATGGTGCTCGTCTCGATGGTGCTAACTTAATCGGTGCCAAACTGGAATCTGCTGACTTACGGGCGAATTTGCTTGGTGCTAACTTGATGCAGGCGGATTTGAGTAGTGCGGATTTGCGGGGTGGTAATCTCCGAGGCGCTAATTTGATGGGGGCTAAGTTGAGTCAGACTTGCTTTACCGGTGCTTTTTTAAGTGGTGCCAATTTGATGGGGGTGAATTTGCAAGGAGTGGATTTGCGAGGGGCAGATTTGCGAGGAGCTAATCTTAATAGTGCGAATTTGAAGGGAGCCGATTTGTCTCAGGCGGATTTACAAGGGGCAACCTTAAGTGAAGCAAATCTGGAAGAGGCCGATCTCCGTGGAGCTAATTTATCTGGTAGTAATCTCAGTGGGGCGAATTTGCTTTGTGCTGAGATGGATGGAGCTTCTTTGAGTGGTGTTAATTTGGATCGAGCTTGTTTAGTGGGGACTTGTGTACCTGAGGGATGA